Proteins encoded together in one Colius striatus isolate bColStr4 chromosome 3, bColStr4.1.hap1, whole genome shotgun sequence window:
- the RAB33B gene encoding ras-related protein Rab-33B — protein sequence MMSAAADLESSLELSLTSSGTLPGGLPPARSRIFKIIVIGDSNVGKTCLTYRFCAGRFPQRTEATIGVDFRERAVTIDGERIKIQLWDTAGQERFRKSMVQHYYRNVHAVVFVYDMTNIASFHSLPSWIEECKQHLLANDIPRILVGNKCDLRSAIQVPTDLAQKFADTHSMPLFETSAKNPNDNDHVEAIFMTLAHKLKSHKPLMLSQPPDHSEIHIKPEPKPAMTCWC from the exons ATGATGTCCGCTGCGGCCGACCTGGAGTCCTCGCTGGAGCTGAGCCTGACGAGCAGCGGAACGCTCCCCGGCGGGCTGCCCCCCGCCCGCTCTCGTATCTTCAAGATCATCGTCATCGGGGACTCCAACGTGGGGAAGACGTGCCTCACCTACCGCTTCTGCGCCGGCCGCTTTCCCCAGCGCACTGAGGCCACCATCGGCGTGGACTTCCGCGAGCGCGCCGTCACCATCGACGGCGAGCGCATCAAG ATCCAGCTGTGGGATACGGCGGGCCAGGAGCGCTTCCGGAAGAGCATGGTGCAGCACTACTACAGGAACGTACACGCGGTCGTGTTCGTGTATGATATGACAAACATTGCCAGTTTTCACAGTCTGCCCTCATGGATAGAGGAGTGCAAACAGCACCTTCTTGCCAACGATATACCGCGGATTCTTGTTGGAAATAAATGTGACCTGAGGAGCGCTATTCAGGTGCCTACGGACTTGGCCCAGAAGTTTGCTGATACTCACAGTATGCCGTTATTTGAAACCTCTGCCAAAAACCCCAATGACAATGACCATGTGGAGGCCATATTTATGACGCTGGCTCACAAGCTTAAAAGTCACAAGCCTTTAATGCTTAGTCAACCCCCAGATCACAGTGAAATACATATAAAGCCTGAACCGAAACCTGCCATGACCTGCTGGTGTTAA